The following coding sequences lie in one Pseudomonas syringae CC1557 genomic window:
- a CDS encoding PQQ-dependent sugar dehydrogenase encodes MLRKTLIATLCTAAILSLPLTAGAATENYKSELGTVTVSQVAGGLNHPWAVAFLPDRQGMLVTERSGNLRLVTADGKLSAPLSGVPEVWAQKQGGLLDVVLSPDFAKDRMVYLTYSEGNGKTAAEGDKAGTAAGRGRLSADMTKLEGFEKIFTQEPKLSVGNHFGARLVFDRDGYLFITLGENNNRPTAQDLDKLQGKVVRLNADGGVPQDNPFVGQKNVRPEIWSYGHRNPQGATLNPWTGTLWLDEHGPKGGDEVNIVERGQNYGWPIATHGIDYSGAPISEAKGKFVEGTKVPFQVWEQSPGVSGMAFYDHSQFKAWDHSLFIGALATEELIRLQFDGDKIVHEERLLKDMKQRIRDVRQGPDGYLYLLTDDDDGSVLKVGLAK; translated from the coding sequence ATGTTGAGAAAAACCCTGATCGCGACATTGTGTACTGCGGCCATCCTGAGCCTGCCGTTGACTGCCGGTGCTGCTACAGAGAACTACAAGAGCGAACTGGGCACAGTGACTGTCAGCCAAGTGGCTGGTGGCTTGAATCATCCATGGGCAGTGGCCTTTCTGCCCGACAGACAAGGCATGCTGGTCACCGAGCGTTCCGGCAATCTGCGCCTGGTGACGGCCGACGGTAAACTGTCAGCGCCGCTCTCAGGCGTGCCGGAAGTCTGGGCACAGAAGCAAGGCGGCCTGCTCGACGTCGTGCTGTCTCCGGACTTCGCCAAAGACCGAATGGTTTATCTGACCTATTCCGAAGGCAACGGCAAAACCGCTGCAGAGGGCGACAAGGCTGGCACCGCGGCCGGACGAGGTCGTCTGTCTGCCGACATGACGAAACTGGAAGGCTTCGAAAAGATCTTCACCCAGGAACCGAAACTGTCAGTCGGCAACCACTTTGGCGCACGATTGGTCTTTGACCGTGACGGTTACTTGTTCATCACGTTGGGCGAGAACAATAACCGGCCGACTGCTCAGGACCTGGACAAACTGCAGGGCAAGGTGGTGAGGCTCAACGCCGACGGTGGCGTACCTCAAGACAACCCTTTTGTAGGGCAGAAAAATGTACGTCCGGAAATCTGGTCCTACGGTCATCGCAACCCGCAGGGCGCAACGCTCAATCCGTGGACGGGTACGTTGTGGCTTGACGAGCACGGTCCCAAGGGCGGTGATGAAGTGAATATCGTCGAGCGCGGGCAGAACTATGGCTGGCCGATTGCTACCCACGGCATCGACTACTCGGGTGCGCCGATCTCCGAGGCCAAAGGCAAGTTCGTAGAGGGCACTAAAGTGCCATTTCAGGTCTGGGAGCAATCACCGGGCGTCAGCGGCATGGCATTTTATGATCACAGCCAGTTCAAGGCGTGGGATCACAGTCTGTTCATTGGCGCGTTGGCAACTGAAGAGTTGATTCGCCTGCAGTTCGACGGCGACAAGATTGTCCATGAAGAGCGTCTGTTGAAAGACATGAAGCAGCGCATACGCGATGTTCGACAAGGGCCAGATGGGTATCTGTACCTGCTGACCGATGATGACGATGGAAGTGTTTTGAAAGTAGGTTTGGCCAAATAA
- a CDS encoding MFS transporter gives MTAIVHPTPQPFSKTDYKTLSLAALGGALEIYDFIIFVFFALTLSQLFFPPDMPEWLRLLQSFGIFVTGYLARPLGGILMAHFADRQGRKRVFSLSILMMALPCLLIGVMPTYATIGYWAPLVLLALRILQGAAVGGEVPSAWVFVAEHAPEGHRGYALGVLQAGLTFGYLLGALTAAWLARVFSPAEILDWAWRIPFLLGGVFGVVGVWLRRWLSETPVFIALHAQRENQPGLPLGHVLRDHRPSLLPAALLTFVLTSAVVVLVVITPTVMQQRFAISASHTFALSAVGIVFLNIGCVLAGRLVDRIGAWRAAVIYSLLMPMGIGVLYASLINHWLPLGVAYAIAGMACGIVGVVPSIMIGLFPAGIRVTGISVTYNIAYALWASTTPLMLIVLMPWNVWVCVLYSLIMGILGLITATVYGRRRNIKAV, from the coding sequence ATGACGGCCATCGTACATCCCACTCCCCAGCCTTTCAGCAAAACCGATTACAAGACCTTGAGCCTTGCGGCGCTGGGTGGGGCACTGGAAATCTACGATTTCATCATTTTCGTGTTCTTCGCCCTGACCCTCAGCCAGCTGTTCTTTCCACCGGATATGCCCGAATGGCTGCGCCTCCTGCAAAGCTTCGGCATCTTTGTCACCGGCTACCTGGCACGTCCGTTGGGCGGGATCCTGATGGCGCATTTTGCCGACCGACAGGGACGAAAGCGCGTGTTCAGCCTCAGTATCCTGATGATGGCGCTGCCTTGCCTGCTGATTGGCGTGATGCCCACCTACGCGACGATCGGTTATTGGGCACCGCTGGTGCTGTTGGCGCTGCGCATTCTGCAAGGCGCTGCCGTGGGCGGTGAAGTGCCAAGTGCATGGGTATTCGTGGCCGAGCACGCGCCCGAAGGCCATCGGGGCTATGCACTGGGTGTTTTGCAAGCGGGCCTGACGTTCGGTTACCTGTTAGGTGCGCTGACCGCCGCCTGGCTGGCGCGGGTCTTCAGCCCGGCGGAGATTCTCGATTGGGCATGGCGCATCCCGTTTTTACTCGGCGGTGTATTCGGCGTAGTCGGTGTCTGGCTGCGCCGCTGGCTTAGCGAAACGCCGGTTTTTATCGCCTTGCACGCCCAACGTGAAAATCAGCCCGGCTTGCCGCTTGGCCACGTGTTGCGTGATCATCGGCCATCCCTGCTGCCCGCTGCACTGCTGACGTTCGTACTGACCTCCGCTGTGGTGGTGCTGGTGGTGATTACCCCGACCGTCATGCAACAGCGTTTTGCTATCAGCGCGAGCCACACCTTTGCGTTGAGCGCTGTGGGGATCGTGTTCCTCAACATCGGTTGTGTGCTGGCGGGCAGGCTTGTCGACCGGATTGGCGCATGGCGCGCTGCGGTGATCTACAGCCTGCTGATGCCAATGGGTATTGGCGTGCTATACGCCAGCCTCATCAATCATTGGCTGCCCCTTGGCGTGGCCTATGCAATTGCCGGCATGGCGTGTGGAATCGTCGGCGTGGTGCCTTCAATAATGATCGGGCTGTTCCCGGCAGGCATCCGCGTCACGGGGATCTCTGTTACCTACAACATTGCCTATGCGCTCTGGGCAAGTACCACCCCGCTGATGCTGATCGTGCTGATGCCGTGGAATGTCTGGGTCTGCGTGCTGTACAGCCTGATCATGGGTATTTTGGGATTAATCACCGCCACCGTATACGGCAGACGCCGAAATATAAAGGCTGTGTAG
- a CDS encoding GAF domain-containing sensor histidine kinase yields MRHSVANDIATISRISAVPAILQVITESTGLGFAAIARVTESAWTACAVLDNLSFGLKPGGELELTSTICHEIRSSHKSVVIDHVAKDALFCEHHTPRLYNFQSYISVPVFLTDGSFFGTICALDPKPAKLIGTPVQAMMESFARLLALQIEAEENMQQVQADLLAEREVAELREQFIAVLGHDLRNPLFAITASAELLQRRMLDDKAGEIVQHILKSGRRASQLVEDVLDFARGRMGHGIPLSIHDAEGLDKTLEHVVSEIQRVHPSRVIESDIGMLERIRCDHERIAQLLSNLVSNAITHGDDESPVQVAAEVQGELFLLSVTNQGEPIPESVRSQLFLPYSRPVTDEPQAGLGLGLYIANEIALAHGGTLSVCSTREQGTVFTFSMPLKSA; encoded by the coding sequence ATGCGGCATTCCGTTGCAAACGATATCGCCACAATCAGCCGAATCAGCGCTGTGCCGGCCATTCTGCAGGTTATTACCGAATCAACCGGTCTTGGGTTTGCAGCCATCGCCCGCGTCACGGAAAGTGCGTGGACAGCCTGTGCGGTCCTGGACAACCTGAGTTTTGGTCTGAAGCCTGGTGGCGAGCTGGAGCTGACCAGCACGATCTGTCACGAAATACGCAGTTCTCATAAGTCGGTGGTGATTGATCACGTGGCCAAGGATGCGCTGTTCTGTGAGCATCACACCCCGCGTCTGTACAATTTCCAGAGCTACATCTCGGTACCGGTGTTTCTTACCGACGGCAGCTTCTTCGGCACTATCTGCGCACTGGACCCCAAGCCTGCCAAGCTCATCGGTACGCCTGTCCAGGCTATGATGGAGTCGTTTGCGCGTCTGCTGGCCTTGCAGATCGAGGCCGAGGAAAACATGCAGCAAGTGCAGGCTGACTTGCTGGCGGAACGCGAAGTGGCCGAGTTACGCGAGCAGTTCATTGCCGTGCTCGGGCATGACCTGCGCAATCCGCTGTTTGCCATCACTGCCAGCGCCGAGCTGTTGCAGCGGCGCATGCTGGATGACAAGGCCGGTGAGATCGTTCAGCACATCCTGAAATCAGGCAGGCGCGCTTCCCAGCTGGTGGAAGACGTGCTCGATTTCGCCCGTGGCCGAATGGGCCATGGCATCCCGTTGAGCATCCACGACGCCGAAGGGCTGGATAAAACACTCGAGCACGTGGTGTCCGAGATACAGCGGGTTCATCCGTCCCGGGTGATCGAGTCGGATATCGGCATGCTGGAGCGCATTCGTTGCGACCACGAGCGGATCGCGCAGCTGCTTTCCAATCTGGTCTCCAACGCCATCACTCATGGTGATGACGAAAGCCCGGTGCAGGTTGCGGCAGAGGTGCAAGGCGAGCTGTTTCTGCTCAGCGTGACCAACCAGGGTGAGCCGATACCCGAGTCGGTCCGTTCGCAGCTGTTCCTGCCTTACTCGCGCCCGGTGACCGACGAACCGCAGGCCGGGCTGGGCCTTGGCCTGTATATCGCCAACGAGATTGCTCTTGCTCATGGAGGTACGCTAAGCGTGTGTTCAACCCGGGAGCAGGGCACGGTTTTCACGTTCAGCATGCCGTTGAAGTCAGCGTGA
- a CDS encoding helix-turn-helix domain-containing protein: MGKTLARGNIMWVTIREQDVLGLLLQGCTNKEIAKQLSISGYTVRDHVSSLLRKNQVRTRAELMARCVSLLMPMKNTLPPTSVGLCNERVHT, from the coding sequence TTGGGCAAAACGCTGGCAAGAGGGAATATCATGTGGGTGACGATCAGGGAACAAGACGTTCTAGGCCTGTTGCTGCAGGGCTGCACGAACAAGGAAATCGCCAAACAGCTCAGCATCAGTGGCTATACAGTGCGCGATCATGTGTCTTCGCTGCTCAGAAAAAATCAGGTCAGGACGCGTGCGGAGCTCATGGCCCGTTGCGTATCGTTACTGATGCCAATGAAAAATACGCTACCCCCTACATCTGTCGGATTGTGCAATGAGCGTGTTCATACATAA
- a CDS encoding PepSY domain-containing protein, with translation MKLIPALFAAVALTAAAGVAQADIGPDEVVRLHKAGTVGDFEQFNKQALAKHPGFTISDTELEKDKAGRLVYQIELKNTKDNTEWNYDVDAKSGEVVRDAKDN, from the coding sequence ATGAAACTTATACCTGCCCTCTTCGCTGCCGTTGCCCTGACCGCTGCTGCCGGTGTTGCCCAGGCCGATATCGGCCCTGATGAAGTCGTTCGCTTGCACAAGGCTGGCACCGTTGGCGACTTTGAACAGTTCAACAAGCAGGCGCTGGCCAAGCACCCTGGCTTCACGATCAGTGACACAGAACTGGAAAAGGACAAGGCCGGTCGTCTCGTCTATCAGATTGAATTGAAAAACACCAAGGACAATACCGAGTGGAACTACGACGTTGATGCCAAGAGCGGTGAAGTCGTGCGTGACGCCAAGGACAATTGA
- a CDS encoding TonB-dependent siderophore receptor, whose translation MSTPCRPAMRFARRLLPLGMAVASPLLAAEVVNLEAVNVNGLSDQDSAADYQATRASITGFDQASLLDTPASVSVFTEALIKDRQARLLSDVLRNDASVGDGYAPVGYYENFVVRGFSLNAANSYRINGRSIAGEQNVALENKQQVELLKGLSGLQSGVSEPGGVINYQTKRAQDVRSVTVSTNEQGARYLATDIGGWFGSEQQFGLRANLAHEDIRSYVQHADGQRDFASLAFDWNISERALLQLDVEYQTQEQRSVPGYQLLGGTTLPHDASPRKLLGYQHWSNPVGIDSLNMSGRFEYRFSDSWKGSLSASRSRVVIDDYSAFAWGCYGSASCAAEAVPNHFSTEGGYDIYDFRSPDDTRRNDEVEAAMSGTFTTGPLEHELTYGASAYRRTVDTRGTFNEFVGSGNINESPETIAPSSLALPHTERRLDSRQYGLFVTDRISFNEHWQTVLGGRQVRLDEQAFTEDGSDARHTERSVFLPQAALIYKPVDNVSLYTSYSKGLSLGGTAAWFTSNASEILAPTVSRQLEAGIKYDWRRLSLTAALFQARQAYQYSRPNDDGTFTYVQQGEQKNTGLELGASGRVTERLQISASAAAIRARVEGSGTETYEGHQALNVPKYRAALQADYSLPIHGLALLGGVQYSASKYADRTGTVQVNDYALFNVGSRYSTKVSGYDTVLRLTVDNLLDKRYWRDAGEYLGDDYLFMGAPRTARVSATVSF comes from the coding sequence ATGAGTACACCCTGCCGACCTGCCATGCGATTCGCCCGGCGTCTGTTGCCCTTGGGCATGGCCGTAGCCTCGCCTCTGCTGGCCGCCGAGGTAGTGAATCTGGAGGCGGTCAATGTGAATGGGCTCAGCGATCAGGACAGCGCCGCTGATTACCAGGCGACGCGCGCATCGATTACCGGGTTTGATCAGGCTTCGCTGCTGGACACACCGGCTTCGGTTTCTGTCTTTACCGAAGCGTTGATCAAGGACCGCCAGGCCAGGCTGCTGAGCGATGTGCTGCGTAACGATGCCTCGGTCGGTGACGGTTATGCGCCGGTGGGCTACTACGAAAATTTTGTGGTGCGCGGGTTTTCCCTGAACGCGGCCAACAGCTATCGCATCAACGGCCGAAGCATTGCCGGTGAGCAGAACGTGGCGCTGGAAAACAAACAGCAGGTCGAGTTGCTCAAGGGTCTGTCTGGCCTGCAGAGCGGCGTTTCAGAGCCTGGCGGCGTGATCAACTATCAGACCAAGCGGGCGCAGGATGTTCGCTCGGTCACGGTGTCCACCAATGAACAAGGTGCGCGCTACCTGGCGACCGACATCGGCGGCTGGTTCGGCAGCGAGCAACAGTTCGGACTGCGCGCCAACCTGGCTCATGAAGATATTCGCTCGTACGTGCAGCATGCTGATGGACAGCGTGACTTCGCGTCATTGGCGTTCGACTGGAACATTAGCGAGCGTGCCTTGCTGCAACTCGACGTCGAATACCAGACCCAGGAGCAGCGCTCGGTGCCGGGCTACCAACTGCTAGGTGGTACGACGTTGCCCCATGATGCCTCGCCGCGCAAGCTGCTGGGTTATCAGCACTGGTCCAACCCGGTCGGGATCGATTCGCTGAACATGAGCGGTCGCTTCGAATACCGGTTCAGCGATAGCTGGAAGGGTAGCCTCAGTGCATCGCGGAGCAGGGTGGTGATTGATGACTACAGCGCGTTCGCCTGGGGCTGCTACGGTTCGGCCAGCTGCGCGGCTGAGGCGGTGCCCAATCACTTCAGCACCGAGGGCGGCTACGATATCTATGACTTCCGTAGCCCGGACGACACGCGTCGCAATGACGAAGTCGAGGCCGCGATGTCCGGCACGTTCACTACCGGTCCGCTCGAACATGAACTGACCTATGGCGCCAGTGCTTACCGGCGCACGGTAGACACGCGCGGCACCTTCAACGAGTTCGTCGGTTCGGGCAACATCAACGAGTCGCCTGAAACCATTGCACCTTCCAGCCTCGCTCTGCCGCACACTGAGCGGCGTCTGGACAGCCGCCAGTACGGACTGTTTGTCACTGACAGAATAAGCTTTAACGAACACTGGCAGACCGTGCTGGGCGGCCGTCAGGTGCGACTTGACGAGCAGGCGTTCACCGAGGACGGCAGCGATGCCCGGCATACCGAACGTTCGGTCTTTCTGCCTCAGGCGGCGTTGATCTACAAGCCGGTGGACAACGTTTCGCTCTACACCAGCTACAGCAAGGGCCTGTCATTGGGCGGGACTGCCGCCTGGTTCACCAGCAATGCCAGCGAAATCCTCGCGCCCACTGTGTCCAGGCAGTTGGAGGCTGGCATCAAATACGACTGGCGGCGCCTGAGCCTGACAGCTGCGCTGTTTCAGGCCCGCCAGGCTTATCAGTATTCCAGGCCCAACGACGACGGCACTTTTACGTATGTTCAGCAGGGAGAGCAGAAAAATACCGGGCTCGAACTGGGTGCCAGTGGCCGTGTGACCGAACGTCTGCAGATATCGGCCAGCGCGGCGGCAATCCGCGCACGCGTTGAAGGCAGTGGCACCGAGACCTATGAAGGCCATCAGGCGCTCAACGTGCCCAAATACCGTGCCGCCTTGCAAGCCGATTACAGCTTGCCGATCCACGGCCTGGCGCTGCTGGGAGGCGTGCAATACAGCGCAAGCAAATACGCCGACCGCACAGGGACGGTGCAGGTCAATGACTATGCGCTGTTCAACGTCGGCAGCCGCTACAGCACCAAAGTGAGCGGTTACGACACCGTTCTGCGACTGACCGTGGATAATCTGCTCGACAAGCGCTATTGGCGAGATGCCGGCGAATACCTGGGTGATGATTACCTGTTCATGGGCGCACCGAGAACGGCGAGAGTGTCGGCCACCGTCAGTTTTTGA